The genomic DNA GCAGGATTATTCTTCAAGGGGacgagcaaaagaaggcgTATACACAGatgaaggcggagaagaagaagctgcagAATGGGGTCAAGATTGTCACaaaggaggttgagatgaaCTGGGCGATGGCGCCGCATGACTTGGCCACGAAGATTAGGAGGCTGAAGGGGTTCTTGGAGAAGGGGTATAGGGTTGAGGTTACGATGATGCatcccaagaagaagagcaagaggaaggcgaatgatgaggaggcgaagCAGGTTTTTGGTGAGGTGATTAaagtgctggaggaggtgcctGGGACGACAGAATACAAGTCGAGACAGGGGCAGGTTGGAAAGACGcagttgttgtttttgcAGGGGAAGATTCCCAAGGCTCAACCTGCCGCTGCTGGGATGGAGAGCTCGCCAGAGACGGCTGATGAGAGTGctggggaagaaaaggaggctgAAAGTCAGGAAAGGTCGGATACTGCTGGAAGCTAAATCATAGCGGTCGACAGTATGTATACTTTTGGGACAAATGTACAATAGTAGATATGTAAAAACATTTAATGAGGCCATGACCACTCACTTATGATCAAGACAAAGGCCGGATGCATTCAGGCACCATAAAGACGGGAGGGAACGGGCATTTAAGCTCTGAGCTAAGAGAGCAGGGGTTCTGGCTGTTGATTGGAGAGATAACCCGCAGAATGCGGGGCGCGGGGTGCTTTGCCAGGCTCATGTCAATCGCGCAGCCATTTTCCATCGCCTGTGACTCAATCTCACAGGACACAAATTTGTGGTTGACGAAAGCTTAAGGGTGACTGCAATTTGCGCCCAAAACCCAGAGACACAAAAATCAAAGACAGATTCTATCCCTAAAGCCCAATTAAAATTCAGGGTTTTCTCATCTACCGAACAGAGAACTCGCACGACGTCAGACCCGGCTTCTTCAACTTTTTTACATCGCGGCGCAAcccgcccccaccatcgTCAAGTCCCCCGCTTGCATTCATTCACCAcacaaccaaaaccacccacaCGCAAAATGGCCACCGAGAGCAACGGGGCTCCAGCTGGGGCTCCGGCCCCCCAGGACCCAAAGACATCGTCTGCCTCAGCACCCGCCAAAACCCCGGCTGCTGCCCCCGCCGCGGCCGCCAACCCAGAGAAGCTTACCCCAGCGCAACTAAAGGCCAAGGCgaaggctgagaaggccgCCAGACGGGCAAAGGTCATTGAGACCAAGGCGGCGGTAGCGGCGGCAACTCCGGCAAAGGAGGCAGGGAAAGGCAAGGGCAAGCAGGACGGGCAACCACCACAGAGCAAGCAACACCGGGGTTCCATGAGCGGGCGGCGACCGTCCATTGGGGGCCCTCTgatcgagaaggagaaagacGCTAGGAGCGGAATTCCCGAGTGCTTCAGCCATGTTCCCATGGCGAAGCGGGTGCAGTTGTCGCAGGCGCACAAGGACGTGGACCCCGCTGTGTTGGTGGCGGGACAGCAGATGGCTGCTTTTGCTATCAAGGATAGTATCTCTCGTCTTGAGGCGACGTTGTTGGCGTTCAAGAAGGTTTGTCTTTCATGGATAATTTGCTGCTGGAGCCAGCTTGCTGACCGAGATGACAGGTGATTGAATCCTACGAGACTCCCAAGGGGAACTCGTTATCTCGCCATCTTGTGCCGCATGTCCTCAACCCACAAATCGAGTATCTTACCGAGTGCAGACCGATGTGTTTTGCTATGGGCAATGCCATCAGACTGCTCAAGACCAAGATCAACAGTTTTGATATCAACGACCCCGAGGACGAGACAAAGGAGGAGCTTTTGGAGTGGATCGACACCATGATCAACGAGCGCATCAAGCTGGCCGAGTACTTGATCGCGAGGAATGCTGCCGGGttgattgaggagggggagaaggttcTCACGTATGGCCGGCACAGGCTGGTCGAGAAGACGCTGttgaaggccaaggagattGGGAAAACGTTTGATGTTACCATCATTGACGACCCGTATGAGCGTGGAGGCCAGACGTTGGCCAAGACTCTTCGTCAGGCGGGGATCAACGTGCTCTACTCGCCAAATCTGGGCGGGTTACGGCCAAAGGTTGCGGGAGCTACGAACGTCATTCTCGGCGGAGAGGCCATCTTTGCTAACGGGTCGCTTAATGCTGCCTCTGGCACAGCGGATGTTGCTATGGCGGGTCAGAATGCCGGCGCCAAGGTTACGGTGCTCTGCGAGACGATCAACTTTGAGAGAGAGCGTGTGTCGGTGGACGCGCTCACTTACAATGAGATCGATCCCGAAAGGAACACCGCCGAGTGTTTCCGGCTGCTATATGACAACACCCAAGATAAGTATATCAGCGGTGTTGTAACAGAGTTTGAGAGCGGGGGTGGTAATTCTCCAGCCCAGGCTATCCTGGCGCTCTTGCGGATGCGGGAAGATCCCCAGATTGCTTAGTTGGCACTACCTGGAGGGCAAACTGGAGGACAGGCGCAAGGGAATCTGGCGGCGGACGAAAAGCATTGACGATAGTGTAGCCTGGTGCATTTGTTCGAGGGTTTGAATGCTGTAGCTTGGGAATAGATGGAAACCACTCATGCGTGGAAGAGTGAATGATATCCAGAGTGGGAACTGAACCAATTTATACGCTGAGCTCACCTCCTAGCTCCCAATTCGTTTCCGCCTCGTTTGTGAACCATTCAAGGTGAAAATGTACTTGTTTTGTTCGCCGTTCCTGCCTCTATCATACTGCCTGTCTGTTCAaactcccatcaccccctcctaTCCTTCCTTTTTAAGCCTGGATAACCGAAGggctggcagcagcagccgcagcctccctctctgccctcctcgctctcttctCCAGAATGGCGTTCTTGCGCTCTTCCAGGAGCTGTGTCTGTCTCTGATCCACACCCTCCAGCCAGTATCCAAAGCTCGCACCGACGGCGCCGAAGACGGGGTAGGCCCAGAGCGTCTTTCTGTGGAAAAATGGGCGCATCTCGATGCCGAGCTGCCAGAAGCGCGTCGCCAGGCCTGGAGGAGAAATCTCATGTTAGTTTGTTGTTGCGTATAGCTGAGAAATTGGGAGCTTGGGATCGGGCCATACCGAAGCCGGTCCAGAAGACGAGTCTAGAGACCATTTTTGGTTGATTTGTGTCGGAGTAatggtgggtgaggaggtgtGTGAAGGTGAGTGGCTCCCGGCCCACGACGCTGGTattcttggaggaggatgggatgTGTTGCTGGGTAGCTTGCCCTCAAACCTGAAGCTTTTCCAATTGActctggctgctgctgcgcacACCCACTGCGGGATCACGACTGACGTTGCTTGCTGCTTGCCAGGTGCCAGCTCGGTCCCACCTGGCAAGCACTGCAAGGCTGGAAGTGGCTCGTGCTCTCATGGCTTGTGGAATCCCTGTCGTTGCATTCTTTCCCTTGCATTCAACCCATGCCAACGCCAAGATCTCAGGCGCCCCACTAGAATCTTTCTGGCGTGTGTTGAAGGTTCCCCCGTCACTCGCAGCAATTGGACGCGACTGGATTTCTTGAACGTCGAAATCGTTGCATTTGTCAAAAGTTTGTTTGTTGTACAACTAACTGCCTTGTGCTATTGCGTCTATTTTACTTGTTCATGTGCTCCAGCCAACTCTCGAAAAGCGACTTCTTTTTTCCATCCGACTTTGGAAATGCCCTGAGCAAAAATCTCGGTGCCCATTCAACCGACTGGGTGAACGGtgtccccttccttcctctctgTGCTGCGACAACGAAACAGAAACCGAGCGCGCGTTAAACGATAATCAAACCTACATCGCAATCATGGCGACCGCATCAATGGCCGATGCGCCagctcccaccccccctccagcgTCCGCGCCGCCAGTCGTGAGGAAGTTCAAAGCCTCCGATCTCCCCTTGTCACAAGTCAAGCGAGCCACCATCGACAGCCTAGCCCACAgcttcaagaagaagggtggtTATGATGCCGTGCGCAAGGAAGTATGGCAAGAATTCGAAGTACGTACTATCCCTCACAAcctctctcaccacccctGGGGTGCTCTCCGACTAACCCAACCTCACAGGGTCAAGAAGCCGAGATCACCAAAGAAATACTTGAAGTCGCTGAACGAGAAATCGAAAAGAACCCCGCCCAGCTACTAACCCTCGAGCGAACCAAAGCCGCCGCTCTTATCGATGGCGCGCTCGATCGATCGGGCGTTTATCAGAGAGCCGAGGAGATGATCAGCAAGCTGATCAATCGGGGCGCTATTGAAGCCCAACTTCGCGAGCTCCGCCGTGCTGAGATaggagatgaggaggcggagaaggaacGGCTCTTGGGCGCAAAGACTGACGAGGAGTATGCCGCCGAGACAGCCGCGCGCCGTGCGCATAATGAGCGTGTCCGGATGGAGCTTCAGGCGATAGAGGAGAACaagaggaagttggagagggcgatcaaggagaaggaggatgccaagcggagagaggaggagagggctaccagggaggcgaggaggaagaaggagaaggaggaggatgagcggagggaaaaggagaggagggaaaggagggagcagcgagagagggagagggaggaggagagggaacaGAGACGGAAAGAGCGCGAgagggaaagagaaagagaaagagaggaaagGGATAAGGACCGGGGGCGTGATGACAGTCGGGATAGGGACCGACGACGGGATCGGATCCAGGTTGGATATGACAGCTATCGAGGGTCGGGTGATCGGTCCAACCGGGACCGTGACAGGAGTCGGAACCGTGATCGATCCCGTGAcagggggagggatagggaTCGAGACAGAGATCGTGATCGAGACCGGTCTAGGAAGCGTTCTGCTGAGAGGAAAACCGAAGAGGTGAAGAAGCCGCTTACgaaggaggagcaagagcgCCTGGAGCAGGAGGCTCTTGCGGATCTTCTCAGGGAAAGCAAGCGTGTTGCGCCGAAGCAGCCCGAGTTGGAGATCGACCCTGTACTGGTCCCACCGCCTAGAAAGTCAAAGCCGGTTTCGGCCATCGATCCCATTCGGAGAGATTCGCCAAAGGTTGCCGCCGAGGCTAAAAAGCCAGAAGAGACGGTTGTGAAGGAAGCGGTGGAGACCAAGGCGGCTCCTGCCGTCAAGGAGTCAACAGATGCTAAACCTGCCGAGCCGAGAACCGAAAAGGAGCATCGGAGGAGTAGGAGTCCTTCGAGACCCGCTCGTAGGGAACGAAGCAGGGAGCGGGACGATGACCGTCGACGACCTCGGACCCGGTCACCGCGACCAAGGCATGACGACCGTAGTCGTTccaggagaaggagtcgGTCTAGAGTGCGAGATAGGAGAGATGACAGGAGGGACAGAAGTCGTTCACGCAGAAGGGATGATAGGAGGGATGATCGCCGTGACGACCGGCGTGATGACAGGAGAGACGACCGAAAGGTCGAGGAGACCCCCACCAAGCGAAAGGACGAGGCGGCCATTCCAAAAGAAACACCGGCCAAATCAGAAGCCCGCGAGCGCAGCCGCTCCCGGCCTCGGACAGCCAGAACAGACGACAGGCGGGACCGCAGCCGTTCCCGCCACCGAGATCGCGACAGAACCCGCTCTCCCCGCTCTAGACCCGACCGCCGCGATCGTTCTCGCTCTCGCTTACGTTTCAACCGTCGTGACAGAACCCGTTCCCGTTCTCGTGATCGCCGGGATAGAGACCGCGACAGAGACAGAGATAGACGAGACAGATCGCGCTCTCGCAACCGCAGCCGAGAGCACGAAAAGAAGGATGCTGCCACCGATAAAGACGAAAAAGACAGCAGCAAACTCCACCCCCGAGACCGGTCCCGCTCCCCGGCTTCCATGGTCGCCCGCCCGCCCTCCCGCCTCAACCAGACGGAAAAGGAGGCTTGGAAACAagccgaggtcaagaagaggGAGCAGGAAGCTAAGGCCTATCTTGCGGCGcagaaggaggcgagggagaaggggctggaggaggggaagaggacgggggagaggagTCCGGAGGTTGTGAAGAGGCGGGTGGAGAATAGCGATCGGTATCAACCCGGGGAGAGGGATCGGGAGAGAGATCGGGATAGGGATAGAGACAGAGACAGGAGGGACAGAGATAGAGAGAGGGACAGGATGGATTACAGGGGGGGGGATAGGTATGATGGTGATCGGGACAGGCTGAGGGATAGGGATCGTGACCGTGACCGGGACCGTGACAGGAGAAGAGATGATAGCAGGGGtgacaggaggaggagcaggtcgCGGAATCGGAGCCGGCAGAGAGACCGGGACAGGGACAGAAGCAGGAACCGCGACAGAGACAGGGAGAGAGATCGGGATTTCAGACGGGATAGGGATAGGAGCAGAGACAGAAGTCGGGACAGAGACCGTGATCGCAGCCGACATCGCGAGAGGAGTCGTGATCGGGACAGGGATAGGGACAGGAGCCGGACTCGCAGGGATCGTGACAGGCGACGGAGCAGAAGCCGGGGTTAATGTCTGCCGGCGAAGCCGCAAGAACTAGTGGTGGGAAAACTGGTTCAGAAAACGAATGCTCGCGGTGATGATctttgggggagggcgagggatgAGTATAGGTCTGTTTATCTTTCTCTAGGCGGACGGATGGCGAATGGGaagtgagggggagggactGGATAGAATACCGATATACCATGTAGAGTAATAGATGTTTTGTATGTACTTATATTTCTGAGGTGTGAAACTATGGACATAAATTGAAAGGAACCAAAATGATTCACAGCATCATATATGCCTTTGGCAGTGGGATAGAATATGTACAATGAAATCGTGTCAACGCAGTAACGTGAAAAAAACAACGTAAACGCTGATTCTGAAATGTCAAGGCTTGATCCCTTATCCAGCTCCCTGGCTCTTGtacacaaaacaaaaaaacataaACATAAAAACAtaaacacaaaaaaaaaaaaaaaagagccCAGTTTACCCCAATTTTCATACATCATTACAGTATTCAAACCCCTCCCTAttcaaaagagaaagagagagagagagagagaaaaacaaacCCAAAACCGAAAACAACCATCCCATTAATCTAATAAATCACTTATGCCCCCTGcccaatctcctccacctccttcgacACCGGCCCCGTAGCCGGCCCCCCGCTCCCATAAAGGAACccagccaccagcaccaccaccgtcacaacaaccaaccccatgATCAACGCCCTCTTCACAGCAGCAGGTAACCTCCCCGCTCCTTCTtgacttcctcctccctccccctggCTGAGCGGCGAGTAACTCcccgccaccctctcccacaagCTCTTGGCGTACACCCAGACACCGACCGAGATGGCAACCGTCTGCTCCCACCCGAGGGAGTAATACGCCAACCCTGCCGTGGCGATGGCGTAACCCACAAACTGGATCGCCGTGATGTTTGTCTTCCAGATCATGACCGAGATGATGACCAGCAAAATGTTTTTGAGGATGCCCGTCAGGGTCATTACCAGCCCCGAGGTCTTTCCGATCTTTACGTGGTTGTTAGTATCTTTGTGCTGGACAGTTAAGGGGGGATATTGACTTACGAGGAAAACACTCGAAACATTCAACATAAACGCCACCATCGCATtcagcaccaacaaccccgcccccgccctccccacATCCCCAAAGTCAAACCTGTTCGCCTCGCTCCCAATAGCCACAATCACATTCATCACCGCGCAGACGGGAGCGTAGTAATACAAGCTCACCAGCGGGTCCATCTTCATGTCCTCCCCGCTCAGCAAAACCTGAATCATGATCAACCTCATAGCCTCAAACACGATCCCCCCAACCTGGAACAGGAAACCAGCCATGGAAAAGTTGATCTCGCCTAGGGAAGCGAGACCGACGCCggcgacgatgaagaggatgttgaggaagCGCTTGAGCGAGGGCTCCTCGACCCCCCAGGCCCAGGCCGTGAGCAGGACCGCGACGGGGGCGGCGGCTTTGAGCATCTGGATGAAGGCGACTGAGAGGTAGAGGTAGACCATGTTGGAGCAGACCAGGCTGGCCGAGTAGAGGAGGCCGATGGGGACGATGGCGCGGAGGTAGATGCGGCCGGTCATTTTGATGTTCTTGcggccgtcgaggaggtgggtggtgcggGCTAGGATTTGGGTTGCTACAGTTGCGAAGACGAGGTGCCAACAGGTGAGGATCACGGCTGGATTTGGGGGGTTAATATTCATTCAGCGTGTCAGTGCGGGTTGTACGTACGATATTCTGCGAGTAGGTTAGCATCGTTCACAGTATAGGAAGAGATGTAGAACAGAAATACGTACtgaaccccctcccatcaatCATCCACTTGTTGAACAGAATCGTCAAgttggaaaagaaaatccaCGCTCTATCCCAGTATCAGTCCTCATGTTCCCTCACGACATGCGCCGCCTGCTATGACGTCTCTCTGGGGAATGCATACAAGATGTAAAAGATGGGGTGTAATCCTCCCCGCTGAACCGTCGTCGGGCGCGgcttctcggcctctgcCGCCTGAGGCTCAGGGTGCAACTGCTGCctctcgacatcatcatcgttgTTGGCCGCGGCCATCGAGTCCGGGGATCCGGGGGTGCTGTATGTCTATTCGGGCGGAATCGGTACCGGGCGCGCGCGCGGGCGCAAAAAAGAGATCGGCTTTCGGGTTCCGGGTAGTTGCTAAGGTTTAACCTTTTGCGCAGGGGAGCGAGAGACAACTTTTGCGATGCGAAGCGCGTTGAACGTAAGGGAGGGTGTAATACTCGTCtggtcggcggcggtggtgatggatagTGGGGAAGAGGCAGCCAGAAAATAATTTAACGAGTGTTTTCCCAAATTGCTCTCTCCGCGTTGCGCGTTTGCTCTCCTATCGGCGGCAGAGcggaaaaagtaaaaaatacTCAACGACCCAGAGATCCCGCgaaagagggagagaaggcaAAAGAGGGAAGAAATGAGGTTGTCGTGTTCGCCAAAAGTGCAAAAggaccaacaacaaaataACTGGGGACAGGCACCAACCTACCCACGATGGGGACTTGGGGGGCTGCGACTGCGACTGGGCTGAGCCGCTCGCTCGCTAACAAAACCCACCCCTGCTTACGGTACAAAACCAGCAGACCCCAGGTgtcaccagcaccaaatcCAACGGCCGGGGCGTTTTTTTCCCCTGCACACTCTCAAATCGGACCCTTTAATTCGTCAGCGCGGGCGGACGAATGGTGCAACCAATGTCGCATTGAGAAGTTGTAGAGAAATCTGGACTGCATGCAACCAGGGGGCACATGAAATAGGGGTCATGATAGCAGAAAAAGCTTAGGAGGCTTGTTATCCCTTCTCACCTGCACCCCTTCAGGTTCATCTGAATTTATCCCTTTCCCAGAGACATCTTTTTGCATTTATTATCACCGGTTCCGGGCATCTTTCTCTCGAAATTCCGCCCTTTTTCCCCTCCAAACATAGCATCATGGATAGCCCAGCGGGGTCCCCCTCCCTGAAAAAATGACACCCTGATaggcgagaaaaagaagcggaCTCTTAACATCCGCAGATCAGCGGGTCTATCCCAAGTCTTGATATCAACGACTTCTGCTTGCATTGAAGATGTTATCACTGAGAAACACCTGTCTAGGAGTCATCTCCTCTGACTCTCCCCACCTCGTCACACAAGAATACCAATCCCACAAAGTAATGTCAGCATCACTACCACCTCCCGTCTGTTGGTTCATGCCCTACAAAAagtccctttcagaggttctggataggggttcgtcacaaatATAGAACAAAAGTAAAGGTAAGGTAGTAAAATACAATTTAAATAAGCAGACTAAGCTGTGATGGGAAATTTAAGATTATAAAAGCTAATGTAAGGTAATTTAGGCTTAGTACCGTTATACCTACGCCAAAAACTCACGATAAGCAGCCATGTTCAACTCGCAATCCGCTCATGTTTGGACACACGACCAAACGTTAaaccacctacctacccctcGGAAAATCCGACACCTTGGAAATACCGAGCCGACCCAAAACCAAGCAGAGCCCAGGTGTAAGGTATAATCTCCATGTGCTGTGCCAGGTGTAAGTAATCTCCATGTGCGGCGGTGTATGCAGCTCGTACAACTGTAGCATCTTGGAACcaggcacacacacacacacacacacacagatACACATC from Podospora pseudoanserina strain CBS 124.78 chromosome 2, whole genome shotgun sequence includes the following:
- a CDS encoding hypothetical protein (BUSCO:EOG09262JZW; EggNog:ENOG503NV2M; COG:J) yields the protein MATESNGAPAGAPAPQDPKTSSASAPAKTPAAAPAAAANPEKLTPAQLKAKAKAEKAARRAKVIETKAAVAAATPAKEAGKGKGKQDGQPPQSKQHRGSMSGRRPSIGGPLIEKEKDARSGIPECFSHVPMAKRVQLSQAHKDVDPAVLVAGQQMAAFAIKDSISRLEATLLAFKKVIESYETPKGNSLSRHLVPHVLNPQIEYLTECRPMCFAMGNAIRLLKTKINSFDINDPEDETKEELLEWIDTMINERIKLAEYLIARNAAGLIEEGEKVLTYGRHRLVEKTLLKAKEIGKTFDVTIIDDPYERGGQTLAKTLRQAGINVLYSPNLGGLRPKVAGATNVILGGEAIFANGSLNAASGTADVAMAGQNAGAKVTVLCETINFERERVSVDALTYNEIDPERNTAECFRLLYDNTQDKYISGVVTEFESGGGNSPAQAILALLRMREDPQIA
- a CDS encoding hypothetical protein (COG:E; COG:G; EggNog:ENOG503P03G); this encodes MAAANNDDDVERQQLHPEPQAAEAEKPRPTTVQRGGLHPIFYILAWIFFSNLTILFNKWMIDGRGFKYPVILTCWHLVFATVATQILARTTHLLDGRKNIKMTGRIYLRAIVPIGLLYSASLVCSNMVYLYLSVAFIQMLKAAAPVAVLLTAWAWGVEEPSLKRFLNILFIVAGVGLASLGEINFSMAGFLFQVGGIVFEAMRLIMIQVLLSGEDMKMDPLVSLYYYAPVCAVMNVIVAIGSEANRFDFGDVGRAGAGLLVLNAMVAFMLNVSSVFLIGKTSGLVMTLTGILKNILLVIISVMIWKTNITAIQFVGYAIATAGLAYYSLGWEQTVAISVGVWVYAKSLWERVAGSYSPLSQGEGGGSQEGAGRLPAAVKRALIMGLVVVTVVVLVAGFLYGSGGPATGPVSKEVEEIGQGA
- a CDS encoding hypothetical protein (COG:S; EggNog:ENOG503NXHN); the encoded protein is MATASMADAPAPTPPPASAPPVVRKFKASDLPLSQVKRATIDSLAHSFKKKGGYDAVRKEVWQEFEGQEAEITKEILEVAEREIEKNPAQLLTLERTKAAALIDGALDRSGVYQRAEEMISKLINRGAIEAQLRELRRAEIGDEEAEKERLLGAKTDEEYAAETAARRAHNERVRMELQAIEENKRKLERAIKEKEDAKRREEERATREARRKKEKEEDERREKERRERREQREREREEEREQRRKEREREREREREERDKDRGRDDSRDRDRRRDRIQVGYDSYRGSGDRSNRDRDRSRNRDRSRDRGRDRDRDRDRDRDRSRKRSAERKTEEVKKPLTKEEQERLEQEALADLLRESKRVAPKQPELEIDPVLVPPPRKSKPVSAIDPIRRDSPKVAAEAKKPEETVVKEAVETKAAPAVKESTDAKPAEPRTEKEHRRSRSPSRPARRERSRERDDDRRRPRTRSPRPRHDDRSRSRRRSRSRVRDRRDDRRDRSRSRRRDDRRDDRRDDRRDDRRDDRKVEETPTKRKDEAAIPKETPAKSEARERSRSRPRTARTDDRRDRSRSRHRDRDRTRSPRSRPDRRDRSRSRLRFNRRDRTRSRSRDRRDRDRDRDRDRRDRSRSRNRSREHEKKDAATDKDEKDSSKLHPRDRSRSPASMVARPPSRLNQTEKEAWKQAEVKKREQEAKAYLAAQKEAREKGLEEGKRTGERSPEVVKRRVENSDRYQPGERDRERDRDRDRDRDRRDRDRERDRMDYRGGDRYDGDRDRLRDRDRDRDRDRDRRRDDSRGDRRRSRSRNRSRQRDRDRDRSRNRDRDRERDRDFRRDRDRSRDRSRDRDRDRSRHRERSRDRDRDRDRSRTRRDRDRRRSRSRG
- a CDS encoding hypothetical protein (EggNog:ENOG503P5I6; COG:S), coding for MVSRLVFWTGFGLATRFWQLGIEMRPFFHRKTLWAYPVFGAVGASFGYWLEGVDQRQTQLLEERKNAILEKRARRAEREAAAAAASPSVIQA